From Novosphingobium resinovorum, the proteins below share one genomic window:
- a CDS encoding sigma-70 family RNA polymerase sigma factor → MVRRFLPMVKWPAWHVHGTGRPGIELEDLVEVGLVALTECAQKHDLPTEDGFAAYAKMRVRGAMVDLVRRNVQGTRGTSERRRMLAHKETQLRGWLGRDPRPDELAQAMGMGEGELVSLQDAARPMRFEPIDEVYSDQWMTFATETPDSFAMLVDAEMRGAVIAAITDLPDRLKLIVQLYFVEELNLAEIAEVLQVSIPRVHQLKAQAIDKPRESLKGVAEVL, encoded by the coding sequence GTGGTCCGCCGCTTCCTGCCGATGGTCAAGTGGCCGGCTTGGCACGTTCACGGCACCGGGCGTCCGGGGATCGAACTGGAGGATCTGGTGGAGGTCGGCCTCGTCGCGCTCACCGAATGCGCGCAGAAACACGATCTGCCGACCGAGGACGGCTTCGCCGCCTATGCCAAGATGCGGGTGCGGGGGGCGATGGTCGATCTTGTGCGCCGCAACGTGCAGGGCACGCGCGGCACGTCCGAGCGCCGCCGCATGCTGGCGCACAAGGAGACGCAGCTTCGGGGCTGGCTCGGCCGCGATCCCCGGCCTGACGAACTGGCGCAGGCGATGGGCATGGGCGAGGGTGAGTTGGTCTCGCTGCAGGATGCTGCCCGCCCGATGCGTTTCGAGCCGATCGATGAGGTCTATTCCGACCAGTGGATGACTTTCGCGACGGAAACGCCTGACAGCTTCGCGATGCTGGTCGACGCCGAGATGCGCGGCGCGGTCATCGCGGCGATCACCGACCTGCCGGACCGGCTCAAGCTGATCGTGCAGCTCTACTTCGTGGAGGAACTGAACCTCGCCGAGATCGCCGAGGTCTTGCAAGTTTCGATCCCGCGCGTGCATCAGCTGAAAGCGCAGGCGATCGACAAGCCGCGAGAGAGCCTGAAAGGCGTCGCCGAAGTCCTCTGA
- a CDS encoding nuclear transport factor 2 family protein, with the protein MVFFAMPGAIQVSGDTAEGRCHVREIARIEGKVMKFAARYFDDLVRHDGRWRFARRTYAMNIAE; encoded by the coding sequence ATGGTCTTTTTCGCCATGCCAGGCGCGATCCAGGTTTCGGGCGACACCGCCGAGGGCCGCTGCCACGTACGCGAGATCGCCCGGATCGAGGGCAAGGTGATGAAATTCGCCGCCCGCTACTTCGACGACCTCGTCCGCCACGACGGCCGCTGGCGCTTCGCCCGGCGCACATACGCGATGAACATCGCCGAATAG
- a CDS encoding HoxN/HupN/NixA family nickel/cobalt transporter: protein MSPAKTSLKSRITVLFFLLVAANLVVWGWAFSLFHASPVMLGTALLAWSLGLRHAVDADHIAAIDNVTRKLMQEGQRPITVGLWFALGHSAIVLIAATTIALAAGTLDDFEAFGRSGGVIATIISACFLFLIAIMNLAILRGVWQRFVEVRRGGTYAEEDLDMLLAGRGLIARILRPVFRLVRHAWHMAPLGFLFGLGFDTATEVAILGLSGAHAADGVSLGSVLVFPVLFAAGMALLDTADGVIMLGAYEWAFVKPIRKLYYNIVITAISAMVALVIGSIQTAALLSDKFGLEGGVWSGAASLSEQFNTLGFLIVGLFVVCWLLSWAVYRWGGLDTVEVGAAASPPRCD, encoded by the coding sequence ATGTCGCCCGCGAAAACCTCTCTCAAGAGCCGGATAACCGTGCTCTTTTTTCTGCTCGTCGCCGCCAACCTGGTCGTCTGGGGCTGGGCGTTCAGCCTGTTCCACGCCAGCCCGGTGATGCTGGGCACCGCCCTCCTCGCCTGGAGCCTCGGCCTGCGCCACGCGGTGGACGCCGACCACATCGCCGCCATCGACAACGTCACTCGCAAGTTGATGCAGGAAGGCCAGCGCCCGATCACCGTGGGCCTTTGGTTTGCGCTCGGCCATTCCGCCATCGTCCTGATCGCCGCGACCACCATCGCGCTGGCAGCAGGCACTCTCGATGATTTCGAGGCATTCGGCCGTTCGGGCGGGGTGATCGCGACGATCATTTCCGCCTGCTTCCTGTTCCTGATCGCGATCATGAATCTCGCGATCCTGCGCGGGGTCTGGCAACGCTTCGTCGAGGTGCGGCGCGGCGGGACCTATGCCGAGGAAGACCTCGACATGCTGCTCGCCGGACGCGGGCTGATCGCGCGAATCCTGCGCCCCGTGTTCCGGCTGGTGCGCCATGCCTGGCACATGGCGCCGCTCGGCTTCCTGTTCGGCCTCGGTTTCGACACCGCCACCGAAGTCGCCATCCTCGGCCTCTCGGGCGCGCATGCGGCGGACGGCGTTTCGCTGGGGTCGGTGCTGGTGTTCCCGGTGCTGTTCGCGGCGGGCATGGCCCTGCTCGACACCGCCGACGGCGTCATCATGCTGGGGGCCTACGAATGGGCCTTCGTCAAGCCGATCCGCAAGCTCTACTACAACATCGTCATCACCGCGATCTCGGCCATGGTGGCGCTGGTGATCGGCTCGATCCAGACCGCCGCGCTGCTGTCGGACAAATTCGGGCTGGAGGGCGGCGTGTGGTCCGGGGCGGCCTCGCTTTCGGAGCAGTTCAACACGCTGGGCTTCCTGATCGTCGGCCTGTTCGTGGTGTGCTGGTTGCTGAGCTGGGCCGTGTACCGCTGGGGCGGTCTGGACACGGTGGAAGTGGGGGCGGCGGCCAGCCCACCCCGCTGCGACTAG
- a CDS encoding flagellin — translation MLVINTNISAIRASNASNSANKALGTAMERLSTGKRINSAKDDAAGLAISTSMTSQIRGMSQGIRNANDGISLAQTAEGTLSEVGNMLQRVRELAIQSASGTYQTSDRAAMQQEVSALTTQINDSFTQAKFNGNTLISTTAGADLTFNIQTGSQGGQQVGLTSKAIDGTKVSATALDVTDATKAATTLTNVDAALSDVNATRASLGAGQNRLESAINNLTNTTTNLSDARSRIEDADYSAETTAMAKAQILSQASTAMLAQANQSQQNVLSLLR, via the coding sequence ATGTTAGTCATCAACACCAACATCAGCGCGATCCGCGCCTCGAACGCATCGAATTCGGCCAACAAGGCCCTTGGTACCGCAATGGAGCGCCTGTCGACCGGCAAGCGCATCAACTCGGCCAAGGACGACGCGGCGGGCCTCGCCATCTCGACCTCGATGACCTCGCAGATCCGCGGCATGAGCCAAGGCATCCGCAACGCCAACGACGGCATCTCGCTGGCCCAGACCGCCGAAGGCACGCTGTCGGAAGTCGGCAACATGCTGCAGCGCGTGCGCGAACTGGCGATCCAGTCGGCCTCGGGCACTTACCAGACCTCGGACCGCGCGGCGATGCAGCAGGAAGTCTCGGCGCTGACCACGCAGATCAACGACAGCTTCACGCAGGCCAAGTTCAACGGCAACACGCTGATCTCGACCACCGCCGGCGCCGACCTCACCTTCAACATCCAGACCGGTTCGCAGGGCGGCCAGCAGGTCGGGCTGACCTCCAAGGCGATCGACGGCACCAAGGTTTCGGCGACCGCCCTCGACGTGACCGACGCCACGAAGGCGGCGACCACGCTTACCAACGTCGATGCCGCGCTGTCGGACGTCAACGCCACCCGCGCCTCGCTGGGTGCCGGCCAGAACCGCCTCGAATCGGCGATCAACAACCTGACCAACACCACCACCAACTTGTCCGACGCCCGCAGCCGTATCGAGGACGCCGACTACTCGGCCGAAACCACCGCGATGGCCAAGGCGCAGATCCTCAGCCAGGCATCCACCGCGATGCTCGCACAGGCCAACCAGAGCCAGCAGAACGTCCTCTCGCTGCTGCGCTGA
- a CDS encoding LuxR C-terminal-related transcriptional regulator: MLGSVASGLSNRLIGERLSISPRTVETHRANMLNKLGANHTSDASRIAIEASLVN, from the coding sequence GTGCTGGGCAGCGTCGCCAGCGGCCTGTCCAACCGCCTGATAGGAGAAAGACTCTCGATCAGCCCGCGAACGGTTGAAACCCACCGCGCCAACATGCTCAACAAGCTGGGCGCCAATCACACGTCCGACGCGAGCCGCATCGCGATCGAGGCATCCCTCGTGAACTGA
- a CDS encoding aminotransferase class I/II-fold pyridoxal phosphate-dependent enzyme, with protein MIAHVEPFHATTIGRLAYELAAEGRDVIHMEYGQPSTGAPAAAIAAAHTVLDAEAGGYWESPALRERIARHYAEAYGVVVTPEQVFLTCGASPAFVLALSCCFRPGARVALARPGYVAYRNAMRTLYIEPVELPCGPAERYQVTAAALDALDPVPEGLILASPANPTGTVIAPKELAAIAQVCARKGITVISDEIYHGLTYGMTADSLLQHVPEALVVNSFSKWFSMAGWRLGWLVVPSRLIEAARARIANLFLTPPVLAQHAGLVAFDCTEELEGHHANYARNRELLLAALPRLGLQRIAPPDGAFYIWADIGHLTNDSFAFCRQLLADTGVATAPGIDFDPVDGNRFIRLSFAVSTLEIEDAIERMVPWFAARGNTAGV; from the coding sequence ATGATCGCGCACGTCGAACCCTTCCACGCCACGACCATCGGCCGTCTTGCCTACGAACTCGCCGCCGAGGGGCGCGACGTGATCCACATGGAATACGGCCAGCCCTCCACGGGCGCTCCGGCCGCGGCCATTGCCGCGGCCCATACGGTGCTCGATGCCGAGGCCGGTGGCTACTGGGAGAGCCCGGCGCTGCGCGAACGGATCGCGCGGCACTACGCCGAGGCTTATGGCGTAGTGGTCACGCCCGAGCAGGTATTCCTGACCTGCGGTGCCTCGCCTGCCTTCGTGCTGGCGCTGTCCTGCTGCTTCCGCCCCGGTGCGCGAGTGGCGCTGGCCCGGCCGGGATACGTCGCTTACCGCAATGCCATGCGCACGCTCTATATCGAGCCGGTCGAGCTGCCCTGCGGCCCGGCCGAGCGCTACCAGGTCACCGCCGCCGCCCTCGACGCGCTCGATCCGGTGCCCGAGGGGCTGATCCTTGCCAGTCCGGCCAACCCCACCGGCACCGTCATCGCGCCGAAGGAACTTGCGGCCATCGCGCAGGTCTGCGCGCGCAAGGGCATCACTGTGATCTCCGACGAGATCTATCACGGCCTGACGTACGGCATGACGGCCGACTCCCTGCTCCAGCACGTGCCCGAGGCACTGGTGGTGAACAGCTTTTCCAAGTGGTTCTCGATGGCCGGCTGGCGGCTGGGCTGGCTGGTGGTTCCTTCGCGTCTGATCGAGGCTGCGCGCGCACGGATCGCCAACCTGTTCCTGACCCCGCCGGTGCTGGCGCAGCACGCGGGGCTGGTCGCCTTCGACTGCACCGAGGAACTGGAGGGGCACCACGCCAATTACGCGCGCAATCGCGAACTGCTGCTGGCCGCGCTCCCCCGTCTCGGCCTGCAGCGCATCGCGCCGCCGGACGGGGCGTTCTACATCTGGGCCGACATCGGCCACCTGACCAACGACAGCTTCGCCTTCTGCCGCCAGCTCCTTGCCGACACCGGCGTCGCCACCGCGCCGGGCATCGACTTCGACCCGGTCGATGGCAACCGTTTCATCCGCCTCAGCTTCGCCGTCTCCACGCTGGAGATCGAGGATGCGATCGAGCGCATGGTGCCTTGGTTCGCTGCGCGCGGGAACACTGCCGGCGTTTGA
- a CDS encoding nuclear transport factor 2 family protein gives MTEERFARIEAQIAIADLVHGYARAVRREAYESIPALFAPTGTFEVRSGAPDRTEYAVRQRFETPEALAAFLLEGKGRPHPVPLIHNLMVEVAGDTARANAMMVAPITGTNKQVTGEYHDSFVRLDGCWLFAARIYTIFAA, from the coding sequence ATGACCGAGGAACGGTTCGCCCGGATCGAGGCGCAGATCGCCATCGCCGACCTCGTCCACGGCTACGCGCGGGCCGTGCGGCGCGAAGCCTATGAGAGCATCCCCGCTCTTTTCGCCCCGACCGGGACCTTCGAAGTCCGATCCGGCGCGCCCGATCGCACCGAATATGCCGTGCGCCAGCGGTTCGAGACACCCGAGGCGCTGGCCGCCTTCCTCCTCGAAGGGAAGGGCCGGCCGCATCCCGTGCCGCTGATCCATAATCTGATGGTCGAGGTCGCCGGAGACACCGCGCGGGCCAACGCCATGATGGTGGCGCCGATCACCGGCACCAACAAGCAGGTGACCGGCGAATATCACGACAGCTTCGTGCGGCTGGACGGCTGCTGGCTCTTCGCCGCGCGCATCTACACCATCTTCGCGGCCTGA
- a CDS encoding SDR family oxidoreductase, with product MDLSEAGHAFVTGGASGIGLGIVDAMARKGLKVTIADIDAEHLAAVLADRGGAVRGVVLDTRDREGWARAKAEAEGVFGPVDVLVNNAGIAPNGREFADMDPASFDRIVAINLTGIANGVFTFAADMRARCKGHVVNTSSQAGLTASVPGVGAYAVAKFGVTALTEALRQEMAPHGVGVSLLCPGYVATNLAENTRKVGGEIRQYAGAMPPSGVTAEHIAMMVLAGIEADEPCIVTHARVWRSVEPRFTAIRAACERRDAVQGAAA from the coding sequence ATGGATTTGAGCGAAGCAGGCCACGCGTTCGTCACCGGCGGCGCAAGCGGCATCGGCCTGGGTATCGTCGATGCGATGGCCCGCAAGGGGCTCAAGGTGACGATCGCCGACATCGATGCCGAGCACCTCGCCGCAGTGCTGGCCGATCGCGGTGGGGCCGTTCGCGGCGTCGTCCTCGACACCCGCGACCGTGAGGGCTGGGCGCGCGCGAAGGCCGAGGCGGAAGGTGTCTTCGGCCCGGTCGATGTGCTGGTCAACAACGCCGGCATCGCTCCCAACGGCCGCGAATTCGCGGACATGGACCCGGCCAGCTTCGACCGCATCGTGGCGATCAACCTCACCGGCATTGCCAACGGCGTCTTCACCTTCGCCGCCGATATGCGGGCAAGGTGCAAGGGGCACGTGGTCAATACCTCCTCGCAGGCCGGTCTCACCGCGAGCGTGCCGGGCGTCGGGGCCTATGCGGTCGCCAAGTTCGGGGTAACTGCGCTCACGGAGGCGTTGAGGCAGGAGATGGCTCCTCATGGCGTGGGTGTGTCGCTGCTTTGTCCGGGTTATGTTGCCACGAACCTGGCCGAGAACACCCGCAAGGTCGGAGGCGAAATCCGCCAGTATGCGGGCGCCATGCCGCCCTCCGGCGTGACGGCCGAACATATCGCCATGATGGTGCTGGCGGGCATCGAGGCCGACGAACCGTGCATCGTCACCCATGCCCGCGTCTGGCGCAGCGTGGAACCGCGTTTCACGGCGATCCGCGCGGCCTGCGAACGCCGCGACGCAGTGCAGGGCGCCGCTGCATGA
- a CDS encoding SDR family NAD(P)-dependent oxidoreductase: protein MAGRLQDKICIITGAGSGMGRAMARLFHTEGAKLLLADISGKEDEVAADLGGEVVSIHCDVSSEAQVKTMIARAEESFGRLDVLCNNAGFGGGMAPLHTQTTELWDKVHATNIRGVFLGMKYGIESMLKTGGGAIVNTSSASAVIGWKHHSVYSSAKAGVHQLTKVAALDYSDSNIRVNAVAPGTMWTGLVEASKTHDAPPEGFPTLAGIPMGRWGRAEDIALAALFLASDEAAYITGVILPVDGGYSIGFSGMGAERPGIVSANSDG, encoded by the coding sequence ATGGCCGGAAGGCTTCAGGACAAGATCTGCATCATTACCGGCGCCGGGTCCGGGATGGGGCGCGCGATGGCGCGGCTGTTCCATACGGAAGGGGCGAAGCTGCTGCTCGCCGACATCTCGGGCAAGGAGGACGAAGTGGCTGCCGATCTCGGCGGCGAGGTCGTATCGATCCATTGCGACGTCTCCAGCGAGGCGCAAGTCAAGACGATGATCGCAAGGGCCGAGGAGAGCTTCGGCAGGCTCGACGTACTGTGCAACAACGCCGGTTTCGGCGGCGGGATGGCGCCGCTCCACACCCAGACGACCGAGCTGTGGGACAAGGTGCACGCCACCAACATCCGGGGCGTGTTCCTCGGCATGAAGTACGGCATCGAGTCCATGCTGAAGACCGGCGGCGGAGCGATCGTCAACACCAGTTCGGCTTCGGCGGTGATCGGGTGGAAGCACCACAGCGTCTACAGTTCCGCCAAGGCGGGCGTGCACCAGCTCACCAAGGTCGCGGCATTGGACTATTCGGACAGCAACATCCGCGTGAACGCCGTGGCGCCGGGGACGATGTGGACGGGGCTGGTCGAGGCATCGAAGACGCATGATGCGCCGCCAGAGGGTTTTCCGACGCTCGCCGGGATACCGATGGGGCGCTGGGGCCGCGCAGAGGATATCGCATTGGCCGCGCTGTTCCTCGCCAGCGACGAGGCGGCCTACATCACCGGGGTGATCCTGCCGGTGGACGGCGGCTATTCGATCGGATTTTCCGGCATGGGGGCGGAGCGGCCCGGGATCGTCAGCGCCAACAGCGACGGGTAG
- a CDS encoding SDR family oxidoreductase, translating to MTKLLAGKVALVTGASSGIGEAAALCLAEAGAAVAMSARRAERLSGLVARIEADGGTALAIPGDMTVEDDARRAVAETVEKLGRIDILINSAGIMEAGGIENCDTAIYRRVIDINLMGTVYTCTAAVPHMLEQGGGDIITISSLAGRKGGPMTSAYSASKHAVNFMTDAMRQELGGRNVRVTTLMPGATETEVGDNISDPNWRAAIQAHVAKEGAVKPRDIGEAIVFIVAMPRRTNISEITIRPTIDTSA from the coding sequence ATGACCAAGCTCCTTGCAGGAAAAGTCGCGCTCGTGACCGGGGCATCGTCTGGCATCGGCGAAGCGGCGGCGCTTTGCCTGGCAGAGGCAGGTGCGGCCGTCGCCATGTCGGCCCGGCGGGCTGAGCGGCTCTCCGGCCTCGTCGCCAGGATCGAGGCGGACGGCGGTACGGCGCTGGCCATCCCGGGCGACATGACGGTGGAGGACGATGCCCGCCGCGCGGTGGCCGAAACCGTCGAGAAGCTGGGCCGAATCGACATCCTGATCAACTCGGCCGGGATCATGGAAGCCGGGGGAATCGAGAATTGCGATACCGCGATCTACCGCCGGGTCATCGACATCAATCTGATGGGGACCGTCTACACCTGCACTGCCGCCGTGCCCCACATGCTGGAACAGGGTGGCGGTGACATCATCACCATTTCATCGCTCGCGGGCCGTAAGGGCGGTCCGATGACGAGCGCTTATTCCGCCAGCAAGCACGCGGTGAACTTCATGACCGATGCGATGCGGCAGGAACTGGGCGGCCGCAACGTGCGCGTCACCACGCTGATGCCCGGCGCGACCGAGACCGAGGTGGGCGACAACATCTCCGATCCAAACTGGCGCGCCGCGATCCAGGCGCACGTCGCCAAGGAAGGCGCGGTGAAGCCGAGGGACATCGGCGAGGCCATCGTCTTCATCGTGGCGATGCCGCGTCGCACGAACATCTCGGAAATAACGATCCGGCCGACGATCGACACGTCGGCCTGA